A portion of the Oncorhynchus nerka isolate Pitt River linkage group LG27, Oner_Uvic_2.0, whole genome shotgun sequence genome contains these proteins:
- the LOC115115067 gene encoding chymotrypsin A-like → MNCLLILSCLAFAGAAYGCGKPAIQPVVSGYARIVNGEEAVPGSWPWQVSLQDYTGFHFCGGSLINENWVVTAAHCSVKTSHRVILGEHDRSSNAENIQTIKVGQVFKHPNYNGFTINNDITLIKLATPALLGTRVSPVCVAETNDDFPGGMTCVTSGWGLTRYNAADTPALLQQAALPLLTKAQCQKFWGSKITDLMICAGADGASSCMGDSGGPLVCEKAGAWTLVGIVSWGSGTCTTTMPGVYARVTELRSYIDQTIASN, encoded by the exons ATGAACTGTCTGCTGATCCTCTCCTGCCTTGCCTTTGCCGGCGCAGCCTACG GCTGTGGTAAACCCGCCATCCAGCCTGTGGTGTCTGGTTACGCCCGCATCGTCAACGGTGAGGAGGCTGTGCCCGGCTCCTGGCCCTGGCAGGTTTCCCTCCAGGATTACACTGGATTCCACTTCTGCGGCGGCTCTCTGATCAACGAGAACTGGGTTGTGACTGCTGCTCACTGCAGCGTGAA GACCTCTCACCGTGTGATCCTGGGAGAGCACGATCGCTCATCCAATGCTGAGAACATCCAGACCATCAAGGTTGGCCAG GTCTTCAAGCACCCCAATTACAACGGCTTCACCATCAACAACGACATCACCCTGATCAAGCTGGCCACGCCCGCCCTCTTGGGAACCCGTGTGTCCCCCGTGTGCGTTGCTGAGACCAACGATGACTTCCCCGGTGGCATGACGTGTGTGACCTCCGGCTGGGGTCTGACCCGCTACAACG CTGCTGACACCCCTGCCCTGCTGCAGCAGGCCGCTCTTCCCCTGCTGACCAAGGCTCAGTGCCAGAAGTTCTGGGGCTCCAAGATCACCGACCTCATGATCTGCGCTGGAGccgatggtgcctcttcctgcaTG GGTGACTCTGGTGGCCCCCTGGTCTGTGAGAAGGCTGGTGCCTGGACCCTGGTTGGTATTGTGTCCTGGGGCAGTGGAACCTGCACCACCACTATGCCCGGAGTGTACGCCCGCGTCACCGAGCTCCGCTCCTACATCGACCAGACCATCGCCTCCAACTAA